The following are from one region of the Anabas testudineus chromosome 2, fAnaTes1.2, whole genome shotgun sequence genome:
- the puf60b gene encoding poly(U)-binding-splicing factor PUF60-B isoform X4, with translation MAVTETAGGEALTMENGQGTGSKLGLPPLTPEQQEALQRAKKYAMEQSIKSVLVKQTIAHQQQQLTNLQVAAQRQRALAIMCRVYVGSIYYELGEDTIRQAFAPFGPIKSIDMSWDSVTMKHKGFAFVEYDVPEAAQLALEQMNSVMLGGRNIKVGRPSNIGQAQPIIDQLAEEARAFNRIYVASVHPDLSDDDIKSVFEAFGRIKSCTLARDPTTGRHRGFGFIEYEKPQSALDAVSSMNLFDLGGQYLRVGKAVTPPMPLLTPTTPGGLPPAAAVAAAAATAKITAQASMNPFQRDLMAFQEAVAGASVLGALAAPQLLGQQMGIPQAVMAAQAPGVITGVTPVRPPIPVLPQVGLVNPVLASPPVLSNQAGGSNQQEKKEEKEESLQDGTGQEMLSDQEHMSISGSSARHMVMQKLLRKSESTVMVLRNMVGPEDIDDDLEGEVTEECGKFGSVNRVIIYQEKQGEEEDADIIVKIFVEFSMASEMNKAIQALNDRWFGGRKVVAEVYDQDRFNSSDLSA, from the exons ATGGCGGTTACGGAGACTGCG GGAGGTGAAGCTCTGACGATGGAGAATGGACAGGGCACAGGCTCCAAGCTTGGCCTGCCGCCTCTCACCccagagcagcaggaggcaCTTCAGAGG GCAAAGAAGTATGCCATGGAACAAAGCATTAAGAGTGTGTTGGTGAAGCAGACCATTGCCcatcagcaacagcagcttACCAACCTGCAG GTGGCAGCTCAGCGGCAACGCGCTCTAGCCATCATGTGTCGGGTGTATGTCGGCTCCATATACTATGAGCTTGGTGAGGACACCATCAGACAGGCCTTTGCCCCCTTCGGCCCAATCAAGAGCATTGACATGTCTTGGGATTCAGTTACAATGAAGCACAAG GGTTTTGCCTTTGTGGAATATGACGTGCCAGAGGCGGCTCAGCTGGCTCTGGAGCAGATGAACTCTGTCATGTTGGGGGGTCGAAACATTAAG GTTGGGCGGCCAAGTAACATCGGTCAGGCGCAACCCATCATCGACCAGTTGGCAGAGGAGGCGCGCGCCTTTAACCGGATCTACGTGGCATCTGTCCACCCTGACCTGTCAGATGATGACATCAAGAGTGTGTTTGAGGCCTTCGGAAGGATCAAGTCTTGCACATTAGCCAGAGACCCCACCACAGGGCGACACAGAGGCTTTGGCTTCATTG AGTATGAAAAGCCTCAGTCAGCCCTGGACGCTGTGTCTTCTATGAACCTCTTTGACCTGGGGGGTCAGTACCTACGGGTGGGCAAAGCAGTGACTCCACCAATGCCCCTACTGACCCCCACAACCCCTGGTGGTCTGCCGCCAGCTGCAGCTGTAGCTGCAGCGGCAGCCACTGCTAAGATAACAGCCCAGGCAAGTATGAATCCCTTCCAAAGGGATTTAATGGCCTTCCAG GAGGCTGTAGCTGGCGCGTCAGTCTTGGGAGCATTAGCTGCGCCCCAACTTCTTGGTCAGCAAATGGGAATACCTCAGGCTGTCATGGCTGCCCAGGCACCAGGGGTCATCACAG GTGTGACTCCAGTGCGTCCTCCCATACCAGTGCTTCCCCAGGTTGGTCTTGTGAACCCTGTCCTTGCATCACCACCAGTCCTGTCTAATCAAGCTGGTGGATCCAACCagcaagagaagaaagaggagaaagaagagagtcTTCAAGATGGTACAGGGCAGGAGATGCTGAGTGACCAAGAGCACATGAGCATCTCAGGCAGCAGTGCAAGACACATGGTGATGCAGAAACTGCTTAGAAAATCAGAG TCCACGGTGATGGTGCTTAGAAATATGGTTGGACCAGAGGACATTGATGACGACCTGGAAGGCGAGGTGACGGAAGAGTGTGGCAAGTTTGGCTCTGTCAACAGGGTCATCATTTACCAGGAAAaacaaggagaagaggaggatgcAGACATCATTGTTAAAATCTTTGTAGAGTTTTCCATGGCATCAGAGATGAACAAAGCTATCCAGGCCCTGAATGACCGCTGGTTTGGAGGTCGCAAAGTTGTCGCAGAGGTGTATGACCAAGATCGTTTTAACAGCAGTGACCTGTCTGCATAA
- the puf60b gene encoding poly(U)-binding-splicing factor PUF60-B isoform X2 has protein sequence MENGQGTGSKLGLPPLTPEQQEALQRAKKYAMEQSIKSVLVKQTIAHQQQQLTNLQMAAVTMGFGDPLSPLQSVAAQRQRALAIMCRVYVGSIYYELGEDTIRQAFAPFGPIKSIDMSWDSVTMKHKGFAFVEYDVPEAAQLALEQMNSVMLGGRNIKVGRPSNIGQAQPIIDQLAEEARAFNRIYVASVHPDLSDDDIKSVFEAFGRIKSCTLARDPTTGRHRGFGFIEYEKPQSALDAVSSMNLFDLGGQYLRVGKAVTPPMPLLTPTTPGGLPPAAAVAAAAATAKITAQASMNPFQRDLMAFQEAVAGASVLGALAAPQLLGQQMGIPQAVMAAQAPGVITGVTPVRPPIPVLPQVGLVNPVLASPPVLSNQAGGSNQQEKKEEKEESLQDGTGQEMLSDQEHMSISGSSARHMVMQKLLRKSESTVMVLRNMVGPEDIDDDLEGEVTEECGKFGSVNRVIIYQEKQGEEEDADIIVKIFVEFSMASEMNKAIQALNDRWFGGRKVVAEVYDQDRFNSSDLSA, from the exons ATGGAGAATGGACAGGGCACAGGCTCCAAGCTTGGCCTGCCGCCTCTCACCccagagcagcaggaggcaCTTCAGAGG GCAAAGAAGTATGCCATGGAACAAAGCATTAAGAGTGTGTTGGTGAAGCAGACCATTGCCcatcagcaacagcagcttACCAACCTGCAG ATGGCAGCAGTGACAATGGGCTTTGGAGATCCTCTCTCACCTTTACAATCG GTGGCAGCTCAGCGGCAACGCGCTCTAGCCATCATGTGTCGGGTGTATGTCGGCTCCATATACTATGAGCTTGGTGAGGACACCATCAGACAGGCCTTTGCCCCCTTCGGCCCAATCAAGAGCATTGACATGTCTTGGGATTCAGTTACAATGAAGCACAAG GGTTTTGCCTTTGTGGAATATGACGTGCCAGAGGCGGCTCAGCTGGCTCTGGAGCAGATGAACTCTGTCATGTTGGGGGGTCGAAACATTAAG GTTGGGCGGCCAAGTAACATCGGTCAGGCGCAACCCATCATCGACCAGTTGGCAGAGGAGGCGCGCGCCTTTAACCGGATCTACGTGGCATCTGTCCACCCTGACCTGTCAGATGATGACATCAAGAGTGTGTTTGAGGCCTTCGGAAGGATCAAGTCTTGCACATTAGCCAGAGACCCCACCACAGGGCGACACAGAGGCTTTGGCTTCATTG AGTATGAAAAGCCTCAGTCAGCCCTGGACGCTGTGTCTTCTATGAACCTCTTTGACCTGGGGGGTCAGTACCTACGGGTGGGCAAAGCAGTGACTCCACCAATGCCCCTACTGACCCCCACAACCCCTGGTGGTCTGCCGCCAGCTGCAGCTGTAGCTGCAGCGGCAGCCACTGCTAAGATAACAGCCCAGGCAAGTATGAATCCCTTCCAAAGGGATTTAATGGCCTTCCAG GAGGCTGTAGCTGGCGCGTCAGTCTTGGGAGCATTAGCTGCGCCCCAACTTCTTGGTCAGCAAATGGGAATACCTCAGGCTGTCATGGCTGCCCAGGCACCAGGGGTCATCACAG GTGTGACTCCAGTGCGTCCTCCCATACCAGTGCTTCCCCAGGTTGGTCTTGTGAACCCTGTCCTTGCATCACCACCAGTCCTGTCTAATCAAGCTGGTGGATCCAACCagcaagagaagaaagaggagaaagaagagagtcTTCAAGATGGTACAGGGCAGGAGATGCTGAGTGACCAAGAGCACATGAGCATCTCAGGCAGCAGTGCAAGACACATGGTGATGCAGAAACTGCTTAGAAAATCAGAG TCCACGGTGATGGTGCTTAGAAATATGGTTGGACCAGAGGACATTGATGACGACCTGGAAGGCGAGGTGACGGAAGAGTGTGGCAAGTTTGGCTCTGTCAACAGGGTCATCATTTACCAGGAAAaacaaggagaagaggaggatgcAGACATCATTGTTAAAATCTTTGTAGAGTTTTCCATGGCATCAGAGATGAACAAAGCTATCCAGGCCCTGAATGACCGCTGGTTTGGAGGTCGCAAAGTTGTCGCAGAGGTGTATGACCAAGATCGTTTTAACAGCAGTGACCTGTCTGCATAA
- the puf60b gene encoding poly(U)-binding-splicing factor PUF60-B isoform X1 translates to MAVTETAGGEALTMENGQGTGSKLGLPPLTPEQQEALQRAKKYAMEQSIKSVLVKQTIAHQQQQLTNLQMAAVTMGFGDPLSPLQSVAAQRQRALAIMCRVYVGSIYYELGEDTIRQAFAPFGPIKSIDMSWDSVTMKHKGFAFVEYDVPEAAQLALEQMNSVMLGGRNIKVGRPSNIGQAQPIIDQLAEEARAFNRIYVASVHPDLSDDDIKSVFEAFGRIKSCTLARDPTTGRHRGFGFIEYEKPQSALDAVSSMNLFDLGGQYLRVGKAVTPPMPLLTPTTPGGLPPAAAVAAAAATAKITAQASMNPFQRDLMAFQEAVAGASVLGALAAPQLLGQQMGIPQAVMAAQAPGVITGVTPVRPPIPVLPQVGLVNPVLASPPVLSNQAGGSNQQEKKEEKEESLQDGTGQEMLSDQEHMSISGSSARHMVMQKLLRKSESTVMVLRNMVGPEDIDDDLEGEVTEECGKFGSVNRVIIYQEKQGEEEDADIIVKIFVEFSMASEMNKAIQALNDRWFGGRKVVAEVYDQDRFNSSDLSA, encoded by the exons ATGGCGGTTACGGAGACTGCG GGAGGTGAAGCTCTGACGATGGAGAATGGACAGGGCACAGGCTCCAAGCTTGGCCTGCCGCCTCTCACCccagagcagcaggaggcaCTTCAGAGG GCAAAGAAGTATGCCATGGAACAAAGCATTAAGAGTGTGTTGGTGAAGCAGACCATTGCCcatcagcaacagcagcttACCAACCTGCAG ATGGCAGCAGTGACAATGGGCTTTGGAGATCCTCTCTCACCTTTACAATCG GTGGCAGCTCAGCGGCAACGCGCTCTAGCCATCATGTGTCGGGTGTATGTCGGCTCCATATACTATGAGCTTGGTGAGGACACCATCAGACAGGCCTTTGCCCCCTTCGGCCCAATCAAGAGCATTGACATGTCTTGGGATTCAGTTACAATGAAGCACAAG GGTTTTGCCTTTGTGGAATATGACGTGCCAGAGGCGGCTCAGCTGGCTCTGGAGCAGATGAACTCTGTCATGTTGGGGGGTCGAAACATTAAG GTTGGGCGGCCAAGTAACATCGGTCAGGCGCAACCCATCATCGACCAGTTGGCAGAGGAGGCGCGCGCCTTTAACCGGATCTACGTGGCATCTGTCCACCCTGACCTGTCAGATGATGACATCAAGAGTGTGTTTGAGGCCTTCGGAAGGATCAAGTCTTGCACATTAGCCAGAGACCCCACCACAGGGCGACACAGAGGCTTTGGCTTCATTG AGTATGAAAAGCCTCAGTCAGCCCTGGACGCTGTGTCTTCTATGAACCTCTTTGACCTGGGGGGTCAGTACCTACGGGTGGGCAAAGCAGTGACTCCACCAATGCCCCTACTGACCCCCACAACCCCTGGTGGTCTGCCGCCAGCTGCAGCTGTAGCTGCAGCGGCAGCCACTGCTAAGATAACAGCCCAGGCAAGTATGAATCCCTTCCAAAGGGATTTAATGGCCTTCCAG GAGGCTGTAGCTGGCGCGTCAGTCTTGGGAGCATTAGCTGCGCCCCAACTTCTTGGTCAGCAAATGGGAATACCTCAGGCTGTCATGGCTGCCCAGGCACCAGGGGTCATCACAG GTGTGACTCCAGTGCGTCCTCCCATACCAGTGCTTCCCCAGGTTGGTCTTGTGAACCCTGTCCTTGCATCACCACCAGTCCTGTCTAATCAAGCTGGTGGATCCAACCagcaagagaagaaagaggagaaagaagagagtcTTCAAGATGGTACAGGGCAGGAGATGCTGAGTGACCAAGAGCACATGAGCATCTCAGGCAGCAGTGCAAGACACATGGTGATGCAGAAACTGCTTAGAAAATCAGAG TCCACGGTGATGGTGCTTAGAAATATGGTTGGACCAGAGGACATTGATGACGACCTGGAAGGCGAGGTGACGGAAGAGTGTGGCAAGTTTGGCTCTGTCAACAGGGTCATCATTTACCAGGAAAaacaaggagaagaggaggatgcAGACATCATTGTTAAAATCTTTGTAGAGTTTTCCATGGCATCAGAGATGAACAAAGCTATCCAGGCCCTGAATGACCGCTGGTTTGGAGGTCGCAAAGTTGTCGCAGAGGTGTATGACCAAGATCGTTTTAACAGCAGTGACCTGTCTGCATAA
- the puf60b gene encoding poly(U)-binding-splicing factor PUF60-B isoform X3 has protein sequence MAVTETAGGEALTMENGQGTGSKLGLPPLTPEQQEALQRAKKYAMEQSIKSVLVKQTIAHQQQQLTNLQMAAVTMGFGDPLSPLQSVAAQRQRALAIMCRVYVGSIYYELGEDTIRQAFAPFGPIKSIDMSWDSVTMKHKGFAFVEYDVPEAAQLALEQMNSVMLGGRNIKVGRPSNIGQAQPIIDQLAEEARAFNRIYVASVHPDLSDDDIKSVFEAFGRIKSCTLARDPTTGRHRGFGFIEYEKPQSALDAVSSMNLFDLGGQYLRVGKAVTPPMPLLTPTTPGGLPPAAAVAAAAATAKITAQEAVAGASVLGALAAPQLLGQQMGIPQAVMAAQAPGVITGVTPVRPPIPVLPQVGLVNPVLASPPVLSNQAGGSNQQEKKEEKEESLQDGTGQEMLSDQEHMSISGSSARHMVMQKLLRKSESTVMVLRNMVGPEDIDDDLEGEVTEECGKFGSVNRVIIYQEKQGEEEDADIIVKIFVEFSMASEMNKAIQALNDRWFGGRKVVAEVYDQDRFNSSDLSA, from the exons ATGGCGGTTACGGAGACTGCG GGAGGTGAAGCTCTGACGATGGAGAATGGACAGGGCACAGGCTCCAAGCTTGGCCTGCCGCCTCTCACCccagagcagcaggaggcaCTTCAGAGG GCAAAGAAGTATGCCATGGAACAAAGCATTAAGAGTGTGTTGGTGAAGCAGACCATTGCCcatcagcaacagcagcttACCAACCTGCAG ATGGCAGCAGTGACAATGGGCTTTGGAGATCCTCTCTCACCTTTACAATCG GTGGCAGCTCAGCGGCAACGCGCTCTAGCCATCATGTGTCGGGTGTATGTCGGCTCCATATACTATGAGCTTGGTGAGGACACCATCAGACAGGCCTTTGCCCCCTTCGGCCCAATCAAGAGCATTGACATGTCTTGGGATTCAGTTACAATGAAGCACAAG GGTTTTGCCTTTGTGGAATATGACGTGCCAGAGGCGGCTCAGCTGGCTCTGGAGCAGATGAACTCTGTCATGTTGGGGGGTCGAAACATTAAG GTTGGGCGGCCAAGTAACATCGGTCAGGCGCAACCCATCATCGACCAGTTGGCAGAGGAGGCGCGCGCCTTTAACCGGATCTACGTGGCATCTGTCCACCCTGACCTGTCAGATGATGACATCAAGAGTGTGTTTGAGGCCTTCGGAAGGATCAAGTCTTGCACATTAGCCAGAGACCCCACCACAGGGCGACACAGAGGCTTTGGCTTCATTG AGTATGAAAAGCCTCAGTCAGCCCTGGACGCTGTGTCTTCTATGAACCTCTTTGACCTGGGGGGTCAGTACCTACGGGTGGGCAAAGCAGTGACTCCACCAATGCCCCTACTGACCCCCACAACCCCTGGTGGTCTGCCGCCAGCTGCAGCTGTAGCTGCAGCGGCAGCCACTGCTAAGATAACAGCCCAG GAGGCTGTAGCTGGCGCGTCAGTCTTGGGAGCATTAGCTGCGCCCCAACTTCTTGGTCAGCAAATGGGAATACCTCAGGCTGTCATGGCTGCCCAGGCACCAGGGGTCATCACAG GTGTGACTCCAGTGCGTCCTCCCATACCAGTGCTTCCCCAGGTTGGTCTTGTGAACCCTGTCCTTGCATCACCACCAGTCCTGTCTAATCAAGCTGGTGGATCCAACCagcaagagaagaaagaggagaaagaagagagtcTTCAAGATGGTACAGGGCAGGAGATGCTGAGTGACCAAGAGCACATGAGCATCTCAGGCAGCAGTGCAAGACACATGGTGATGCAGAAACTGCTTAGAAAATCAGAG TCCACGGTGATGGTGCTTAGAAATATGGTTGGACCAGAGGACATTGATGACGACCTGGAAGGCGAGGTGACGGAAGAGTGTGGCAAGTTTGGCTCTGTCAACAGGGTCATCATTTACCAGGAAAaacaaggagaagaggaggatgcAGACATCATTGTTAAAATCTTTGTAGAGTTTTCCATGGCATCAGAGATGAACAAAGCTATCCAGGCCCTGAATGACCGCTGGTTTGGAGGTCGCAAAGTTGTCGCAGAGGTGTATGACCAAGATCGTTTTAACAGCAGTGACCTGTCTGCATAA
- the puf60b gene encoding poly(U)-binding-splicing factor PUF60-B isoform X5 has translation MAVTETAGGEALTMENGQGTGSKLGLPPLTPEQQEALQRAKKYAMEQSIKSVLVKQTIAHQQQQLTNLQVAAQRQRALAIMCRVYVGSIYYELGEDTIRQAFAPFGPIKSIDMSWDSVTMKHKGFAFVEYDVPEAAQLALEQMNSVMLGGRNIKVGRPSNIGQAQPIIDQLAEEARAFNRIYVASVHPDLSDDDIKSVFEAFGRIKSCTLARDPTTGRHRGFGFIEYEKPQSALDAVSSMNLFDLGGQYLRVGKAVTPPMPLLTPTTPGGLPPAAAVAAAAATAKITAQEAVAGASVLGALAAPQLLGQQMGIPQAVMAAQAPGVITGVTPVRPPIPVLPQVGLVNPVLASPPVLSNQAGGSNQQEKKEEKEESLQDGTGQEMLSDQEHMSISGSSARHMVMQKLLRKSESTVMVLRNMVGPEDIDDDLEGEVTEECGKFGSVNRVIIYQEKQGEEEDADIIVKIFVEFSMASEMNKAIQALNDRWFGGRKVVAEVYDQDRFNSSDLSA, from the exons ATGGCGGTTACGGAGACTGCG GGAGGTGAAGCTCTGACGATGGAGAATGGACAGGGCACAGGCTCCAAGCTTGGCCTGCCGCCTCTCACCccagagcagcaggaggcaCTTCAGAGG GCAAAGAAGTATGCCATGGAACAAAGCATTAAGAGTGTGTTGGTGAAGCAGACCATTGCCcatcagcaacagcagcttACCAACCTGCAG GTGGCAGCTCAGCGGCAACGCGCTCTAGCCATCATGTGTCGGGTGTATGTCGGCTCCATATACTATGAGCTTGGTGAGGACACCATCAGACAGGCCTTTGCCCCCTTCGGCCCAATCAAGAGCATTGACATGTCTTGGGATTCAGTTACAATGAAGCACAAG GGTTTTGCCTTTGTGGAATATGACGTGCCAGAGGCGGCTCAGCTGGCTCTGGAGCAGATGAACTCTGTCATGTTGGGGGGTCGAAACATTAAG GTTGGGCGGCCAAGTAACATCGGTCAGGCGCAACCCATCATCGACCAGTTGGCAGAGGAGGCGCGCGCCTTTAACCGGATCTACGTGGCATCTGTCCACCCTGACCTGTCAGATGATGACATCAAGAGTGTGTTTGAGGCCTTCGGAAGGATCAAGTCTTGCACATTAGCCAGAGACCCCACCACAGGGCGACACAGAGGCTTTGGCTTCATTG AGTATGAAAAGCCTCAGTCAGCCCTGGACGCTGTGTCTTCTATGAACCTCTTTGACCTGGGGGGTCAGTACCTACGGGTGGGCAAAGCAGTGACTCCACCAATGCCCCTACTGACCCCCACAACCCCTGGTGGTCTGCCGCCAGCTGCAGCTGTAGCTGCAGCGGCAGCCACTGCTAAGATAACAGCCCAG GAGGCTGTAGCTGGCGCGTCAGTCTTGGGAGCATTAGCTGCGCCCCAACTTCTTGGTCAGCAAATGGGAATACCTCAGGCTGTCATGGCTGCCCAGGCACCAGGGGTCATCACAG GTGTGACTCCAGTGCGTCCTCCCATACCAGTGCTTCCCCAGGTTGGTCTTGTGAACCCTGTCCTTGCATCACCACCAGTCCTGTCTAATCAAGCTGGTGGATCCAACCagcaagagaagaaagaggagaaagaagagagtcTTCAAGATGGTACAGGGCAGGAGATGCTGAGTGACCAAGAGCACATGAGCATCTCAGGCAGCAGTGCAAGACACATGGTGATGCAGAAACTGCTTAGAAAATCAGAG TCCACGGTGATGGTGCTTAGAAATATGGTTGGACCAGAGGACATTGATGACGACCTGGAAGGCGAGGTGACGGAAGAGTGTGGCAAGTTTGGCTCTGTCAACAGGGTCATCATTTACCAGGAAAaacaaggagaagaggaggatgcAGACATCATTGTTAAAATCTTTGTAGAGTTTTCCATGGCATCAGAGATGAACAAAGCTATCCAGGCCCTGAATGACCGCTGGTTTGGAGGTCGCAAAGTTGTCGCAGAGGTGTATGACCAAGATCGTTTTAACAGCAGTGACCTGTCTGCATAA
- the nrbp2b gene encoding nuclear receptor-binding protein 2b has translation MTMSVPERKSGSEGKEEESEDESEILEESPCGRWQKRKEQVSQGNVPGVESASLAMDTEEGVEVVWNEVLFSDKKVFKAQEEKIKEMFDNLMQVEHPNIVKFHKYWLDMKESQARVIFITEYMSSGSLKQFLKKTKKNHKTMNVKAWKRWCTQILSALSYLHSCDPPIIHGNLTCDTIFIQHNGLIKIGSVWHRLFVNVFPDASVHGKARQHRDEQRNLHFFAPEYGAGEDDYAIDIFSFGICALEMAVLEIQANGDSAVSKEAIVNAGQSLEDPLMREFTQSCLRHEAKLRPTAHDLLFHRVLFEVHSLKLLAAHCLINNQYLLPENCVEEKTKSFDPNAVMAEIKHEDRQGVQLKYSHVSPLELDKFLEDVKNGIYPLMNFASSRPHPVPRAPSMSQEQVETVKTPTPEPQETETRKVVQMHCNLESNDEGTKTHLSLFLKMDDKLHRQLSCDIFPTDTSKDLASELVHYAFINEEDSERVAGFLEDAISRHRVRALTSGSTQ, from the exons GTCAGCCAAGGCAATGTTCCAGGTGTGGAAAGTGCTTCTCTGGCCATGGACACAGAGGAGGGAGTGGAGGTTGTGTGGAACGAGGTGCTCTTCTCTGACAAGAAGGTCTTCAAAGCACAGGAG GAGAAGATCAAGGAAATGTTCGACAACCTGATGCAGGTTGAACACCCCAACATTGTCAAGTTCCACAAGTACTGGCTGGACATGAAGGAGAGCCAGGCTCGG GTTATATTCATCACAGAATACATGTCGTCAGGCAGCCTTAAGCAATTCCTGAAGAAAACTAAGAAGAACCACAAGACCATGAACGTGAAG GCATGGAAGAGATGGTGCACTCagatcctctctgctctcag TTATCTGCACTCTTGTGACCCACCAATTATCCATGGCAACCTGACATGCGACACCATCTTCATCCAGCACAACGGTCTCATCAAGATTGGCTCAG tgtgGCATCGGCTTTTTGTTAATG TGTTTCCCGATGCCAGTGTCCACGGTAAAGCGAGGCAGCACCGTGACGAGCAGAGGAATCTTCACTTTTTTGCTCCAGAATATGGAG CTGGCGAAGATGACTATGCCATAGACATTTTCTCCTTTGGCATCTGTGCTCTAGAG ATGGCAGTGCTGGAGATCCAGGCCAATGGAGATAGTGCTGTATCCAAGGAGGCCATCGTCAATGCAGGTCAATCTCTGGAAGACCCTCTCATGAGA GAGTTCACCCAGTCTTGTTTGCGTCATGAAGCCAAGCTCCGTCCTACTGCTCACGACCTTCTGTTCCACAGAGTCTTGTTTGAGGTCCACTCCCTCAAACTGCTCGCCGCCCACTGCCTCATCAACAACCAGT ATTTGCTTCCAGAGAACTGCGTTGAGGAGAAAACCAAGTCCTTCGACCCCAACGCTGTCATGGCAGAGATTAAACATGAGGACAGACAGGGAGTTCAGCTCAA ATATTCCCATGTGTCCCCTTTGGAACTTGACAAGTTTCTGGAGGATGTCAA GAATGGGATTTACCCGCTGATGAACTTCGCATCATCTCGGCCTCACCCCGTCCCTCGTGCCCCGTCCATGTCGCAGGAGCAGGTTGAGACAGTGAAGACACCCACACCTGAACCCCAGGAGACAGAAACGAGAAAG GTTGTTCAGATGCACTGTAACTTGGAGTCTAATGATGAAGGGACCAAAACTCAT CTCTCTTTGTTCCTAAAGATGGATGATAAACTTCACAGGCAGCTTAGCTGTGACATCTTTCCGA CTGACACCTCCAAAGATCTTGCCAGTGAACTTGTTCACTATGCCTTCATAAATGAG GAGGACAGTGAGAGGGTGGCGGGATTCCTGGAAGACGCCATCAGTCGACACCGGGTCAGAGCGCTCACATCTGGGAGCACACAGTGA